A genomic stretch from Bacteroidales bacterium includes:
- a CDS encoding hydrolase, which produces MRILKNESLGLIIDMQEKLYPFIYDNELLTKNTNILIEGLKILQIPILVTQQYTKGLGDTIEALKTTIGEYKHYEKISFSCCDDEKFMTKLNTFNKRKNVIIAGIESHVCVLQTTIDLIEKGFIPVIIEDCISSRTLNNKNIAINRMRKEGAIISTYESILFELCRFSGNEIFKAISKLVK; this is translated from the coding sequence ATGAGAATACTAAAAAATGAAAGCCTTGGATTGATCATTGATATGCAGGAAAAACTTTATCCTTTTATTTATGATAATGAACTTCTTACAAAAAACACAAATATTTTAATCGAAGGATTAAAAATACTACAAATACCAATATTAGTAACTCAACAATATACCAAAGGTTTAGGAGATACAATTGAAGCTTTGAAAACAACAATAGGAGAATATAAACATTACGAAAAAATATCATTTAGTTGTTGTGATGATGAAAAATTTATGACAAAACTTAATACTTTTAACAAAAGGAAGAACGTTATTATTGCAGGTATTGAAAGTCATGTATGTGTACTACAAACAACAATAGATTTGATAGAAAAAGGATTTATTCCTGTTATTATTGAAGATTGTATTTCATCAAGAACATTGAATAATAAAAATATTGCAATTAATAGAATGAGAAAAGAAGGTGCAATAATATCTACATACGAATCAATTTTATTTGAACTTTGTAGATTCTCAGGAAACGAAATTTTTAAAGCAATATCTAAATTAGTAAAATAA
- a CDS encoding nitroreductase family protein, producing MSFIELAKRRYSSRNYLNKNVEEEKIKQVLEAGRIAPSAKNSQPWHFIVISKKENLEKICECYKRPWLKEAPVIIAICGDHSKSWRRADGKDHCDIDISIAIDHMTLAATDIDLATCWICKFDVMKAAEILNLPDGIEAIAMLPLGYPADKVDVNRHDKLRKSFDEIVHWEKF from the coding sequence ATGTCTTTTATTGAATTAGCAAAAAGAAGATATTCTTCACGTAACTATTTGAATAAAAATGTGGAAGAAGAAAAAATTAAACAGGTACTTGAAGCAGGACGCATTGCACCATCTGCAAAAAATAGTCAGCCATGGCATTTTATTGTAATAAGTAAAAAAGAAAATCTTGAAAAAATATGCGAATGTTACAAGCGTCCATGGTTAAAAGAAGCCCCTGTTATTATTGCAATTTGTGGTGACCATAGTAAAAGCTGGCGAAGAGCAGACGGTAAAGATCACTGTGATATTGATATTAGTATTGCTATTGACCATATGACTCTTGCAGCGACTGATATTGACCTTGCAACATGCTGGATTTGTAAATTTGATGTAATGAAAGCAGCCGAAATTCTTAATCTTCCTGATGGTATTGAAGCTATTGCTATGTTACCATTAGGTTATCCGGCTGATAAAGTTGACGTAAATCGTCATGATAAATTAAGAAAATCTTTTGATGAAATAGTTCACTGGGAAAAGTTTTAA
- a CDS encoding SpoIIE family protein phosphatase, with product MRIIILNILFVLFFSFYSISQEIGRPFIKNYSPNDYNGKTQIWDIVQDNRGVMYFGTNNCILEFDGNTWRKIFLPGKNTTVRSMDIDSMGTIYVGSIGEFGYLEPDITGNLMYISLSQQLDSIDRNFSDVWNTVVLKNGVYFNTIKALYRFDGLKIKDNIQQAQIKIWYPKETFFVMNKVNDEIRIVEMGKGLFTIQNDSLLPVYGNENLTDKFIWLVLPYEKDKYLIGTENEGLIIFNPYASDKNNIVSKSPYFIKKYIEKTDKFLSENQLYHGALLNDSTYAFATIRSGIVIVNNKGKIIQHINKKNGLPSQTVHHLFKDKKGGLWAALAYGISHIETNSPITIWDENSGLVGSIYDVIRNNKTIYTNTNLGLFYLENNKFNPVNELTGRNAIQCFGSVNFELPDTNEQLLLVSANLGVWEVRKHKAKRICNLTSYELFQSITDPYKVWLHNEYHLYYLEYKNKKWQKSDTIASFSSYPESICEDINGNIWLLVDEKPVCVKNINFTDNTKKIINYDDLSDISEVNFYSIQNFENKILFTTNKGLYYFDFNNKFIKDTVILDNLFYSSNNEEIYQFSKIGNNRYLLQTRIDEKEKIKLVYYNKNQIITDSIRFKRIPNFDFFYTDGDSIMWVVSSKALYQFDLKINKNYDIKTFALNRKVTINSDSTIFSGTFYKKVNNRKLVDYKQLPELIPVIDYKFNDITFEYSLPDFDNENNNEFCYFLDNGNKNNKWSNWSKETKKEYTNLFEGNYTFKVKSRNIYGIESEMSEYSFKIHPPWYRTILVYIIYIILFIAFVWAIVKLNTMRLIKDKERLEGIVLERTAEIMQQKEEIHTQAEHLKDANKQISAKNEVLKEQKEEIEVQADNLKEANSLLIGKNNEIENIAKKLRITNKKITDSIEYAKQIQKAILPSDKQISNILNEYFILFKPKDIVSGDFYWIKKIKDFIIIVVADCTGHGVPGAFMSMLGIAFLNEIVSKSEITQTNQVLDEIREQVKKSLNQKGEIHESHDGMDMAICAVNSKTMIMEYAGANNPMYIIRKNEGKPELIQLEPDIMPIGIYLKEKPFRNKTIQLEKDDILYFYTDGYIDQFSGKNENKFLKSRFDKLLLKIFNKPMAEQKEILDKTIRNWKGNSEQIDDITVMGVKI from the coding sequence ATGAGAATAATAATATTAAATATTTTATTTGTTTTATTTTTTTCATTTTATTCAATTAGTCAGGAAATTGGGCGTCCGTTTATTAAAAATTATTCTCCAAATGATTATAATGGTAAAACACAAATTTGGGATATAGTACAAGATAACAGGGGTGTAATGTATTTTGGAACAAATAATTGTATCCTTGAATTTGACGGTAATACATGGAGAAAAATATTTCTTCCCGGAAAAAATACTACTGTGCGCTCAATGGATATTGACAGTATGGGAACAATTTATGTTGGCTCAATTGGAGAGTTTGGATATCTTGAACCTGATATAACAGGTAATTTAATGTATATTTCTTTAAGTCAACAATTAGATTCAATAGATAGAAATTTCAGTGATGTATGGAATACTGTTGTTTTGAAAAACGGAGTGTATTTTAATACTATAAAAGCACTTTACAGATTTGATGGCTTGAAAATAAAAGATAATATTCAGCAAGCACAAATAAAAATCTGGTATCCTAAGGAAACATTTTTTGTAATGAATAAAGTAAATGACGAAATACGTATTGTTGAGATGGGGAAAGGCTTATTTACAATTCAGAATGATTCATTGTTACCGGTTTATGGAAATGAAAATTTAACTGATAAGTTTATATGGTTAGTTTTGCCATATGAAAAGGACAAATATTTAATAGGAACTGAAAACGAAGGTTTAATTATCTTTAATCCGTATGCTTCGGATAAAAATAATATTGTTTCAAAAAGTCCGTATTTTATAAAAAAATATATTGAAAAAACAGATAAGTTTCTATCTGAAAATCAATTATATCATGGTGCTTTATTAAATGATTCTACTTATGCTTTTGCAACAATACGAAGCGGAATTGTTATTGTAAATAATAAAGGAAAAATTATTCAACATATTAACAAAAAAAATGGTTTACCGAGTCAAACAGTTCATCATTTATTCAAAGATAAAAAAGGTGGATTATGGGCAGCTTTAGCATATGGAATCTCACATATTGAAACAAATTCTCCTATAACTATCTGGGATGAAAATTCAGGTTTGGTTGGAAGTATTTATGATGTTATAAGAAATAATAAAACTATTTATACCAATACAAATTTAGGTTTATTTTATCTTGAAAACAATAAATTTAATCCTGTTAATGAACTTACAGGTCGTAATGCTATTCAATGTTTTGGTTCAGTGAATTTTGAATTGCCAGATACTAACGAACAATTATTACTTGTATCAGCAAATTTGGGAGTATGGGAAGTTCGTAAGCATAAAGCAAAACGAATATGTAATTTAACTTCCTATGAATTATTTCAATCAATTACCGATCCGTACAAAGTTTGGCTACACAATGAATATCATCTTTATTATTTAGAATATAAAAACAAAAAATGGCAGAAGAGCGATACTATTGCAAGTTTTAGTTCTTATCCCGAAAGTATTTGCGAAGATATTAATGGTAATATATGGTTGTTAGTAGATGAAAAGCCTGTTTGTGTAAAAAATATTAATTTTACTGATAATACTAAAAAGATTATTAATTATGATGATTTATCAGATATTTCGGAAGTAAATTTTTATAGTATTCAGAATTTTGAAAATAAAATATTATTTACAACCAATAAGGGATTATACTATTTTGATTTTAATAATAAATTTATTAAAGATACCGTAATACTTGATAATTTATTTTATAGTAGTAATAATGAAGAAATATATCAATTTAGTAAAATTGGCAACAACCGTTATTTATTACAAACAAGAATTGACGAAAAGGAAAAAATTAAATTGGTATATTATAATAAAAACCAAATAATTACAGATTCAATACGGTTTAAACGAATTCCAAATTTTGACTTTTTTTATACAGATGGAGATAGTATTATGTGGGTTGTTTCATCAAAAGCATTGTACCAATTCGATTTAAAAATAAATAAAAATTATGATATAAAAACATTTGCTCTGAACAGAAAAGTTACAATTAATTCTGATTCAACAATATTTAGCGGAACATTTTATAAAAAAGTTAATAACAGGAAATTAGTTGATTATAAACAACTTCCCGAATTAATACCTGTTATTGATTATAAGTTTAACGATATAACATTTGAATACTCTCTTCCTGATTTTGATAATGAAAATAATAATGAATTTTGCTATTTTTTAGATAATGGCAATAAAAATAATAAATGGTCAAACTGGAGCAAAGAAACAAAAAAAGAATATACAAATCTTTTTGAAGGAAATTATACATTCAAAGTCAAATCAAGAAATATATATGGTATCGAAAGTGAAATGTCAGAATATAGTTTTAAGATACATCCACCATGGTACCGAACAATTCTTGTTTACATTATTTATATTATTCTTTTTATTGCATTTGTTTGGGCGATAGTGAAGCTTAATACCATGAGACTGATAAAAGATAAAGAAAGATTAGAAGGTATTGTTCTGGAAAGAACGGCTGAAATTATGCAACAAAAGGAAGAAATACATACACAAGCTGAACATCTGAAAGATGCAAATAAACAAATATCAGCAAAAAATGAAGTATTAAAAGAGCAAAAAGAAGAAATTGAAGTACAGGCTGATAATCTTAAAGAAGCAAATAGTTTACTGATAGGAAAAAATAATGAAATTGAAAATATTGCAAAAAAATTGCGTATAACAAATAAAAAAATTACTGATAGTATAGAATATGCAAAACAAATTCAAAAAGCAATTTTACCTTCCGATAAGCAAATAAGTAATATATTAAATGAATATTTTATACTATTTAAACCTAAAGATATTGTTAGTGGTGATTTTTACTGGATAAAAAAAATAAAGGATTTTATTATTATTGTTGTTGCAGATTGTACAGGACACGGTGTTCCCGGTGCATTTATGAGTATGCTTGGTATTGCATTTTTAAATGAAATCGTTAGTAAAAGCGAAATTACCCAAACAAATCAAGTATTAGATGAGATTAGGGAACAGGTAAAAAAATCATTAAATCAGAAAGGAGAAATACACGAATCTCATGACGGAATGGATATGGCTATATGTGCTGTTAATTCAAAGACTATGATTATGGAATATGCAGGAGCTAATAATCCAATGTATATTATCAGAAAAAATGAAGGAAAACCTGAATTGATACAATTAGAACCCGATATAATGCCTATTGGAATTTATTTAAAAGAAAAACCTTTCAGAAACAAAACAATTCAACTTGAAAAAGACGATATATTATATTTTTATACAGATGGTTATATTGACCAGTTTTCGGGGAAAAATGAAAATAAATTTTTAAAAAGCCGATTTGATAAATTATTATTGAAAATTTTTAATAAACCAATGGCTGAACAAAAAGAAATTCTAGATAAAACTATAAGAAACTGGAAAGGCAATTCAGAACAAATTGATGATATAACTGTAATGGGAGTTAAAATTTGA